The Candidatus Omnitrophota bacterium region TACCCCGAACCTCTCACGGAAATCCCCGTGGAACTTTCCCCTGAATATGAGCGCGGGCAGATAGAATACCGCGAATATGAAGAACGCTATGTCGTAGAGCATCTCACCCGTTCCTGAATTTTACGCTCTCGGATGCGCCTTGTCGTATACCGCCTTGAGGCGCTCCGTCGTAACGTGCGTGTATATCTGTGTCGTCGACAGGTTCATGTGGCCCAATAGCTCCTGGACACTGCGCAGGTCCGCGCCGCGGTCAAGAAGATGCGTCGCGAATGAGTGGCGCAGCGAGTGCGGCGATATCGACTCCGCGATACTGCACGCGCGGATGTACTTGTTCACTATACGCCGGACGCTTCTATCCGTCAGGCGCCTGCCCGATTTATTGAGGAAGACGGCATCCTTATCCTTTACCTTTGCTTCCGCCTTTTTTGCCGCATATCGCCTGATGGCCCCTGTCGCCATCTCCCCGATCGGTACCAGCCGCTCTTTCGACCCTTTACCCAGGACCTTCGCTACCCCGCTTATAAAATCTACATCATCGGTATCCAGCCCGACAAGCTCGCTCACACGCATGCCTGTAGAGTACAGCGTCTCCAGGATCGCCCTGTCCCTCAACCCTGAGATATGGCTCACATCCGGCGCCTCGATAAGCCTGGCCATCTTATCGACATCCAGGAATGTCGGCAGTTTCTTGTCCAGCTTCGGGGTAGATATCGACGTTATGGGGTTGGTCTTTATGTACCCTTCCCTGTACAGGAACCTGAAGAGGCTCCTCAGCGAGGCGAGCTTCCTGGCTATGGTCGTCTTTGAATAGCTCTTTGCCCGCATCTCCGCCAGGAACCTGCGCAGGTCCAGGTGGGTTATATCCGTGATCTCTTTTTCACCCAGGAAGGAAGAGAAAGAATTAAGGTCTATGGTATAATTTATTATCGTATGGCGCGAGGCGTTCTTTTCGACCTTCAGATAATTTATGAATTTTTCGATGTGCCGTTGTATCATGCAGACGGTTCTTTTTCGGGAAGTTTTCTCGAGGTGTATTTACAGGCCGGGTATTTGGTGCACCCGTAGAACATGCCGCGCACGGAACGCCTCTCTATAAGCTCACCTGCGCAACCCTCATTCGGGCATTTCACGCCGGTGGTGATCGACTTGGCGTTCTTGCATTCCGGGTATCCCGAACAGCTCAAGAATTTTCCCCGCCTGCCCCATTTTATGACCATCGGCCGGCCGCACTGCTCGCATACCTGGTCCGTCTCGGTGAGCTCCTTCTTCATATCCTTCATGTTGATCTTCGCCGCTTCGACGGAATGTATAAAAGGCGAGTAGAAGCTCTTGAGCACGATCAGCCAATCGGCCTCACCTTCCTCGATGCCGTCCAGCTCATCTTCAAGGCGCGCCGTAAACTCCACATCGAGCACCTTCGGGAAATGTTCCATGAGAAGGCGCGTAACGATAGTGCCGAGCTCCGTAGGCCTGAAGTACCCGGAGTCGCGCCTCACGTAATCCCTGGAGACTATCGTCTGTATTATGGGGGCGTACGTCGACGGCCTTCCTATGCCGAGCTCTTCCAGCGCCTTCACCAGCGTGCCGTCCGAATAGCGCGGGGGCGGCTTCGTAAAATGCTGGCTGGGTATGAGCTCTACCAGGTCGAGCGGCTCGTCCACCGACAGTATCGGCAGTTTGCTCTTGTCGTCCTTCTCCTCCGCCTCGACCTCATAGACAGCGGCATAACCGTCAAAGAGGACCTTCGTCGCGCTCGCCTTGAAGAGATACTCGCCCGCCTTTATGTCGACCGTGGTCTGGGAGAGGAGCGACGGGGTCATCTGACTTGCGAGGAACCTGTTCCATATGAGCTGGTAAAGCTTCATCTGGTCGGGAGAGAGGACGTGCTTCACGGTGTTCGGATCTATCAGAGGCACGGTCGGCCTTATGGCCTCGTGCGCCTCCTGGGCCGACTTCTTCGACTTGTAAACATTCGGCACTTCCGGATAATATCTCTTGCCGAATTTTTCCAGTATATAATCCTTGGCCGCCTTCTGGGCCTCTTTCGATATCCTTACGGAATCTGTCCTCATGTAGGTTATGAGACCGACGCTTCCCTCTTTCCCTATCTCCACTCCCTCGTAGAGCGACTGGGCTATCTGCATCGTCCTGGCGCCGGAGAACCTCAATTTATTGAACGCCTCCTGCTGCAATTTACTGGTCGTGAACGGCGGATACGGGTTCTTCTTCTTCTTCGTCTCCCGGATATCGGAGACGACATATACTTCACGCTTCAGTGTCTCTACGGCGCGTTCGGCGTCTTCCTTACGGCATATCTCTATCGCCTTGCCCCTGTACTTATCGAGTTTTGCCCTGAATCTGTCCTTTTCGGAATCGGCCCTCCTCTTAAGGTCCGCCTCTATATCCCAGTATTCCTGCGGCTTGAAGAGCTTTATCTCATCCTCGCGCTCGACGATAAGGCGGACGGCGACAGATTGGACCCGCCCCGCGCTAAGGCCCCTGGAGACCTTCTTCCAGAGGAGCGGGCTCAGAGTATATCCGACTATCCTGTCAAGTATGCGGCGGGCCTGCTGGGAGTTCACAAGGTTCATGTCGATGTCCCGCGGGTGCTTGAACGCGTTGACCACCGCGTCCTTCGTTATCTCGTCGAACGTCACGCGATAGAACTTCTTCTCCTTATCCTTCAGGGCATTACCTATATGCCAGCTTATCGCCTCGCCTTCCCTGTCAGGATCGGCAGCAAGGTATATGGCCTTCTTATCCTTCGCCTCTTTCTTAAGCGCCGACAGGTTCTTCTTCCTGTCGGATATCACTATATATTCCGCCTTGAAATTGTTCTCGACGTCTACTCCCAGCTTCGACTTGGGAAGGTCTATTATATGCCCCATGCTGGAGACGACCAGGAAATCTTTTCCAAGGAATTTATTTATCGTCTTCGCCTTCGCCGGCGACTCCACTATAACAAGGTTCTTTGCCATTTAATCTCCCTTTTTTACGAATTGTTTCCCGGGCAGCTCTTTGACCATGCGTTTCAACTGAAGCCCCAGGAGCGCCTTCGACGCCCTGGGCGCTACCAGGCGCGCTTTTGCGATTATATCATCTATGTAGAGCGGTTCGTCCGACAGGACCCTGTATATCTTCCTTTCATCGTCCGTCAGAGAATTATAAAGATATGCCTTCGTCATCCTGGCTATCGCCCCGCCCTTTTCCGGTCCCGCCTCGCCGGAAAGCGTTTTAAGATCAGGCACAGAAAGCTCTTCCATGATATCGTCTACGGAGACCGCCATCCTGGCGCCGTCTTTTATAAGTTCGTTCGCGCCCGCGCTCGTACGCGACGAGATCTTGCCCGGAACGGCGAAAACGTCCCGCCCCTGTTCCAGCGCGAAGTTCGCGGTTATGAGGGCGCCGGAGTTGCGCGCCGCCTCTACCACCACGACACCGAGCGACAGGCCGCTTATTATGCGGTTACGCTGCGGAAAGTTGCCCGGGAGCGGCGCTACGTCATCCTCGAACTCCGTCACGACAGCGCCATGCCCCGCGATCCGGCCGTAAAGTTCCTCGTTCTCCGGGGGATAGATGTTGTCATGGCCGCTCCCCATTACGGCAACGGTACGCCCTCCGGCCATAAGAGCGCCTCTATGGGCGGCAGAATCTATCCCGCGCGCCATACCGCTCACTACGGTCACTCCCCGGACCGCCAGTTCATACGCAAGCTTTTCGCACGTCTCGATGCCGTACGGGGACGCCCTCCGCGAACCGACAAGGGCCACCGCCAGTTTATCCTCCGGTAGAAGCGTCCCGTTCACGTAGAGGACCTTCGGTGGATCATAAATATTCTTAAGGTTCTCGGGATACTCCGGGTCTGTAATTCGAATCTTCTTAATTGTCATTACCCAGCCACTTACTTCCTCTTCACGATAAGCCCGAACGCC contains the following coding sequences:
- the xerC gene encoding tyrosine recombinase XerC: MIQRHIEKFINYLKVEKNASRHTIINYTIDLNSFSSFLGEKEITDITHLDLRRFLAEMRAKSYSKTTIARKLASLRSLFRFLYREGYIKTNPITSISTPKLDKKLPTFLDVDKMARLIEAPDVSHISGLRDRAILETLYSTGMRVSELVGLDTDDVDFISGVAKVLGKGSKERLVPIGEMATGAIRRYAAKKAEAKVKDKDAVFLNKSGRRLTDRSVRRIVNKYIRACSIAESISPHSLRHSFATHLLDRGADLRSVQELLGHMNLSTTQIYTHVTTERLKAVYDKAHPRA
- the topA gene encoding type I DNA topoisomerase, whose translation is MAKNLVIVESPAKAKTINKFLGKDFLVVSSMGHIIDLPKSKLGVDVENNFKAEYIVISDRKKNLSALKKEAKDKKAIYLAADPDREGEAISWHIGNALKDKEKKFYRVTFDEITKDAVVNAFKHPRDIDMNLVNSQQARRILDRIVGYTLSPLLWKKVSRGLSAGRVQSVAVRLIVEREDEIKLFKPQEYWDIEADLKRRADSEKDRFRAKLDKYRGKAIEICRKEDAERAVETLKREVYVVSDIRETKKKKNPYPPFTTSKLQQEAFNKLRFSGARTMQIAQSLYEGVEIGKEGSVGLITYMRTDSVRISKEAQKAAKDYILEKFGKRYYPEVPNVYKSKKSAQEAHEAIRPTVPLIDPNTVKHVLSPDQMKLYQLIWNRFLASQMTPSLLSQTTVDIKAGEYLFKASATKVLFDGYAAVYEVEAEEKDDKSKLPILSVDEPLDLVELIPSQHFTKPPPRYSDGTLVKALEELGIGRPSTYAPIIQTIVSRDYVRRDSGYFRPTELGTIVTRLLMEHFPKVLDVEFTARLEDELDGIEEGEADWLIVLKSFYSPFIHSVEAAKINMKDMKKELTETDQVCEQCGRPMVIKWGRRGKFLSCSGYPECKNAKSITTGVKCPNEGCAGELIERRSVRGMFYGCTKYPACKYTSRKLPEKEPSA
- the dprA gene encoding DNA-processing protein DprA → MTIKKIRITDPEYPENLKNIYDPPKVLYVNGTLLPEDKLAVALVGSRRASPYGIETCEKLAYELAVRGVTVVSGMARGIDSAAHRGALMAGGRTVAVMGSGHDNIYPPENEELYGRIAGHGAVVTEFEDDVAPLPGNFPQRNRIISGLSLGVVVVEAARNSGALITANFALEQGRDVFAVPGKISSRTSAGANELIKDGARMAVSVDDIMEELSVPDLKTLSGEAGPEKGGAIARMTKAYLYNSLTDDERKIYRVLSDEPLYIDDIIAKARLVAPRASKALLGLQLKRMVKELPGKQFVKKGD